The following nucleotide sequence is from Tamandua tetradactyla isolate mTamTet1 chromosome 1 unlocalized genomic scaffold, mTamTet1.pri SUPER_1_unloc_2, whole genome shotgun sequence.
AATCCTAATTTTCAAACTTTCTCTGAATCCATGTTTTGCTCAATGAGACTGTATAGCTCCTCCTATCTAGAGGTGGATATTTTAAACTAATTTGGATTTGGGTCTTGACTTCAGGTGAATTACTTATTTTAGAGAACAGAGTATGGTGGAAGTGACAGTGTGCAACTGGAGACCTTGGacttttcagtttctctttcatgGAACCCTGAGTTGCCATTTCAAAAACTTCAGGCAATCTGCCAGGTGATGATGGGCCATGGCAGCAGAACATAGTTTTCTCAGTAAATGCTACCCTAATGCAGTCTCTATGTATGTAAGAGGGTCCAGCCTCAATCAGCAGAACCTTACCTACTGACCCAGAGTAGAAGGAAACCTCATGAGGATTTCTCCAGAGATCAACACAATTTCAAATTGTACATGGCTGCAGTGATAAAAATAacatcatcttaaaccatttATTTTGGGTTGGCCTTCTCCACAGTCATAGTTATTTGATGTAATAATTCACATGAACAGAATTGAAGACATTCAGAATAATCACCTGCTACTTATTTTGAGGATCCTTCAGAAGTTTGAAGCTCACATTTGTGATGGTTATGTTatggtgtcaacatggccaggtgttAATGCCCAATTGCCCGCACAGGCAAGCACTGGCTGACCATGACTGCAAGCCTATTTTGTGATTAGTCAATAAACCCAAAAGCTGGTTTAATggaatcatcagtcagttgattgcatctgtggctgattatgttTGGGATCAACTAAGAAttcatcttctgcaatgagataaTCCTATCCATTGGATTTGAGCCAGtcttttgaagacttttaagtttgaagaaagaaatttcaCCTTTTCTTCAGCCAGTACgcctctcttggggaattcatcaagtcccttcatcagaattgccaacctcacagcctgccctacagattttggactcttgaatttccatggttgcatgagatacttttataagcagtatatttacaaatatctctttTTTGGTTCTGTATAGCTAGAGAATCCTGAGCAGTACAGCATTCATGATCACACTGTCCCTCCAGTTGATTTTAGATGTGTACTAAAAAAGGACTGCTCTTAAGATTCCATTTGGGATAAAGAATAGACGTTGAATGGACATGAATGGACATGTGTGTTTCTACAGGAATGCCTTATGCCCTGACTCTGAACATTCCCTTACCAAGAAAATCATTGGGCAGGACCTTATCCTTCTATGTATATAACCCTCTCATCTTGAGGATTACATAGAGTTTTGAacattaaagctataaattttggATGGAAGTGTCAGTAATAGGTTGCACACtaatgaaaactttaatcttcatgacaaaatttaaagaaaggtCAGATATTGGTTAGAGAAACTGAAAGAGTATAATTTACTTTATATTAACAATATAGAACATGGAACATAACCCTGTACccatatttataaaatacctTGCACAAGGAAACCGAGTATTAGTAATTAATTTCAAGTAATTTATATTTCAAGATATAAATCATCTaaacaattattttctttaggaATAGCTTGCatgatttaaatatttgcattaataTATTTAACAACTTTTCTGACTCACAGATAAGTTACAGCGCcagaaatttcaaagaattataatttctgtctctaaacTTTCAGCTCTGTAATTATAGCACTTGCTCATTTCCACAACTAATAACATTTTATGGCTTTCCACTGAGGAATTTTTTCAGAGCTCTcttaatgtctttatttctcaaaCTGTAGATGAAAGGGTTCAACATGGGTATTAACACAGAGTACATCACCGAGGCTGGTGCACTAGCATGGGCATTATGCATAGAAAAAGAACTAATATATACACCTATGCTAGTACAGTAAAATAAAGAGACAACCATGAGGTGAGATGCACAAGTGGAAAATGCTTTATACTTCCCTTGAGCTGATGAGATTACACGTATGGAAGAAACAACCTTAGAATAGGAGAAAATGATGCCCATGAATGGCCCTCCACCCAATAGCCCAGCTAAGAAATACATCACTGTGTCAATGAGAAAGGTGTCAGAACAGGCCAGTTGGACCATCTGATTAAGTTCACAGAAAAAATGGGGGATTTCAAAAGGTGCACAAAAGGACAGCTGTAATACCAGTAGGTTTTGAAACAAAGCATACAGGGCACTTATGATCCAAGAGCCCAAAACCAGCAGGACACAGAGCCTGGGGTTCATGGTGACCATGTAATGCAGGGGGTTACAGATGGCCAcgtagcggtcataggccatcacggTCAGGAGGAAGTCCTCCActgctgcaaaaaggaagaaaatggacaTCTGGGTGAGGCAGCCTGAATAAGAAATGACTTTTCTCTTCATTTGGACGTTCCTCAGCATCTTTGGGATGGCGGTAGAAGATATACAGATGTCAGCAAAGGAcaggttggagaggaagaagtacatgggcatGTGCAGGTGGGCATCAGAGATGGTGGCCAGGATGATGAGCAGGTTCCCAGTGAGAGTGACCAGGTACATGGACAGGAAGAGCCCAAAGAAGAAGGGCTGCAGTTCTGGTTCCTGTgaaaatcccagaagaagaaattctagAATTCGTGTTTGATTTCCTGGTTCCATTTGTTTGACTATCTAGATATGAAGAAAAAACCTGACTAATtttcaaaaaagcaatcaatattAGTCTatctttaatttacattttgtaGACAAGAAGCTAActcctagatttttaaaaatgaatatcatCACTTTCATGGTATCCTTTGAGCAATCTCTTATTAGGAATTCCTGTCACACTTTAAGATAATTTCCCAAACTGTCACGCATTCTAtggtatttaaaagaaattctgcattcaTTGTAGGAATGCACATAGAGTTCTTACCTTGTACCAGCCACTGCTTAGTAAAGTGCatacaatgcaaaaataaatttgccTACAATTTTCTCTCAGAAAAAGAATATAATCAAAGAAATGTGTAATCataatattctgtattattacAAAGTGCTCAAATAAAAGAGAGTAGGTAAAAAGGGGAGAGGGAGAACGAGTGAACATGCCAGGCCATTAATCCAAATATGTTCAGGCAAAACCATAATACAATGTGATATTTAAACAGAGACATCTTAGAAGTGAAGACAAGACCCATTATGATATCTGGGGAAGTGTATGCTCTTCAGAGGAAATGTCCAGTGTGAAAGACCTAAGGAAAGGGAGTGTTTAGTATGTGCAAGGTCAAGagggaagtcagtttggcaggGAAATGACAAGAGGGAGAGTGTGAGACATGACGTCAGAGAAGCTTGAAGAATGAGGTAGCGTATGGCTACAGAAACTTCAAAACACAGTTCCTTCCCCACATGCGGTACATCTTGCttattattgatttggttgcAATTATATCCCTTGAAATTAAATGGCATCACTCATATTTCCATATCTAGGTTTGCATTTGTACTCTGTATTATGATACAACTATTGGAATTTATGAGCTCAGCTGCCCCTACATTGTGGACAGCAACATTCAaagaaatgcacacacacacacacacaaacacaagcaCAACACTTCTGGGCCTCCTGGAGTTAATACTCTGTTAATCCTATTGTCTTCTCATCCACATCCAAAGTCATCAAGCCTGGATTAAATACAGTGACAGCAGACAACATCAAATGTCTCTTCTGAAAATACTTAacaatataaacataaaattgaatccagcaaaCTCCACATGGACAAGTAAACCGAGAGTTTAAATTTGATACAGTCATTTCCCCTCaggtttaaagaaagaaaattcggCCCAAAAagtggagagagaggaagatgCATTAGAATCAAGGATTGATATAAGCAATAAGCTCAGTTTTTTTTCTGAGAGAATGTTCTGTATTAAACCTAACTGGGTTGTAGTGGCattacaatgaaaatgaaaaactaataaaactaataaaagaacaaaaaaatttatcCAGCAAAAGTAgtgatattttcttccaaagACAAGACATCAAGAAGATTGAACACCATCAAAGTAAAATGAGGACAGGGAATAAAGGCGTATTTCAGAGGAAAATATAATAAGTACACCAAAGTTTGCAATTTTTATGTGATGCAGTAGAAGACTTGTtaaatattaaatgcaaaatttttCAAATCAAATAAACTTGGTTTTGACTCTCAGATGCACCAGGCATTTGCTGATGCACATTTATAGGAAGCAAAAAATTCTAAATCTTAATACCTCCACCAATATAGTAAGAAATATTGTACCCATCGTTCATAGAAGATTGGATTATGATCATTATATGTAAAAAGTTTTGCATAATTCCTTCCTGCTAAGAAATGTGTGTTATCACCAGTAATGAAATGAAGCTGATTTTTCTTCTAATTCACAAATGTCTCATTCTTTCCACATTTTGTGTCCCCAGTTCCATGGTTCTAATTTGCTTCCTTATCACCTCTCCCAGCAATCACAGAATGAGCTGATATTCATATATGGTCAAGTATCTTCGGTATTAGAAAATGGATCATGAAATTACATGACATACAGCCCCTAGTGACTTTCTGCTAAACAATGAAGCTGACATTTCTTAGCTTGACACACAAGCTGTACCCTTTAGCGTTGACCTGCCAGTGTCCCTTCTCACTACCAACTGCCCTCATCCTTACTGATCTCTGAGAAATTAAACTTGACTTGTATCTTTGCCTGAACTCCATAGTTTCCATATTCAGTGACTTTATAGTTTTGCTTCCTTCCTCCTTGAATCTTTCCAATAGTTCCACtacaagttttttctttcatgttcctTATTGAATATCCTACACCCCTTCAGGGTAGGTTGGAGTCATCTCCTTTAAAATCTTATTCGTTACATCCTCAAAAGAAGACAATGGTTTCTTGTGCATAGTTAATTTGTATTGCAGGAACTATGATTGTGGCTGCTGTTATTTAGTACCATATGTTTTCTGTCTTGAACAGGTTAGTTCCTTGAGGGATGTAGAAATGTTCCACATACTTTTCCAACCAGACCTGGTGAGTTGGTGATGAGCTATAGCCATAGCTAATGAAATATATtacaagaatgaatgaaagagcatGTTTCTACAGAAATGACAATGAGAGAAagtgaagaagcagaaaattgcTAAAATACGTGTGGAAGGCATACCACTGGCTTATTCTGAGTTTAGATTCCATAAATGGGTAAATAAGTATATGTTGTAATAATCATAGAGTAAACAAAAATGCCATAAGAAATGTAAGAAGCACCTGCTTGTCATGGTCTCTACATTCCACCCGGATCTTCCTGTTATTCCTGCATCTGTCCCATAGTGATTTGACAACACTGGCTTTTAATGAACCCAGATAGATTAAACCACCCTCATTCACTTTCCTGTGCACTCATCCTTTATTTGTTATTCTAGGGCTTTTGAATTTGACCTCTTCTTTTTGAGAATTCCAAAGGACACTCACCAGTTTTGGTTCTGTTCCTTGTGCAACATGCAACATCCTTCCCACACCATCCCCTCTAATATCCTGGGAAAACCACGACAGTCTTTGCTGTTATTCTGATTTGTCTTTGCTTCATATGACATATCATGGGGATCTTTATGTCATATACACAATTGTAACTATGATTTAAATTTTCCAGTAAAATGTATGATGCAAATCAACAGGAACAGCACATGCTTATATTTTAGGAAAAATCGTGTGGGAATAAGTATGCATTTTTcaaacaacaaatttaaaaaagtaaaaatttatggaataaaaaattgGTAGAGAGAATGAAGCCAGGTTACATATAGTTGTTTCAATGCAACTGTATTAGACAAAATTGAATGGAATATATAAATCTACATTTGGAAAGACAAAATGTGAAATAACATTACTTTAATAATATTGATGCAGATCAATAATTAAATAGAAAAGGTCttggaaacaaaataatatataaatatggtttttaaaaacgCTTGGAGGAAACAGTCTCAGAAGTTCTGATTTCATCCCACATAAAGATATATGGATCTAAACATGCTTGAGTATAAGAAGAATGTGAAagttaattcagaaaatattcttCTAAATACTGGCAATTTTTAGTGATACATTTGTTAGAAAAGAATCTAactaaaacaagacaaaatatcATAAGGGAAACAAGGATGTGAAACCAAGATGTAATGTACTTAAAGAGTGATTTATTAACTCAAATGAAATAACTTTCTTAGTTTGAAAAGCAATGAAACACAGCATATAGCATGGTAGACTGAACCACACAAAGTTTACTGTCTTTCAAATATTCCACCTCAATTACACCACTACAGATTAAGAGAAATAATTTGAGGAcaacaaaattgatggaaaatgtccagttcatttttaaaaatatataatttaaaaatataaattaaaaaaatgctcatGCCTAagcatccagaaataaaaattaaaatgtgaagtATTTGCATTGGATAAACTGAATGGGTAATAAACCAACACATATTTATCCTCATCAATAAAGGAATAACTGTTAAGTAAAGGTTTAAGTATACCACTTTTCACCAatcaaaatttttcatatttcatgtgAATTACCAATGTGATAAAGTAAGTCTCACGTACTGATTTTTCAGCCTAACATCTACCTGCATTGGACTAGAACTTTCCCATCAGTACACGCACATCcctaaatgcatttttctttgaaaatacaaaagaaatgccCTCCCTCCTTACAGTATATACTTCCATGGCTAATACctcaattttccctatttgccTTAACTAGAATTCCTTGGACAGATCTTCTGCTTTTCTAGATTCACTTTATCCCTCACATTTATTATTCTAAATGAGCTTCCATTTTTATTACATACTTGTTAACACTGACCTTCTGCATTATTGAATTCAATGAAATcttccattaaaaatataataaatattaaatgcacCATtaattaagcaaacaggaaagcAAGCAAGGAGTTCTCTCAGTCCTGGGCAAGATTCAATTCACACTCAGATGACCTTAGATACAAGCTCTTAGCTTCCATTCAACACTTCCCCTTCCTGAAGTATACACCAGGCTCTCCAACTAACCTGGATGCTGCCTTCAAGAGGAAAGGACTCCAGGTTGCAGCTTTATTTCTTCCCAGGGTGTTTGGTGAAGGAGACTGAATCTCTGTCTCAAGACAAGACAAAATGAAGGAGTCAGGCATGGGTCCCCCAGCCAGAGTTAGGACCCCAAAGAAAAAACCATGTCCCATTTAGCTGAGGTTGCATAAGCTGAGGGATGGCCACAGAAGATTTATTTATAGCTACCTTATAGCTGTGTTTTTCACACAGTTGCCTCTTTTTACTCCAACCACTGATCCATCATATCCCTTTGGGAAAGTAGTctgtacagaaaaatattttctttctgattgtttGTTCCCGAGAGACCAGGATCTGAGACATATTAATTTAGGATTATTATTCATCCTCCATGAACTCATCTTCTCTCCATACATCTAAGCATCTAAAACACTATGCACTCCTTGACATAGAGTTCCTCCAAGTTCTAAGACTGGGGTACATGTCCTGACTAGTCTATTGGGTAGCCAAAGCACTGCCTCTGGGAGAGGAATCAGCCCTTGTTCTTTCCCCCAGAAATTTCCTATTGTCTCTTTCAACCAAATGGAGAGATGTGTTCATTAGACTTAAAATCATAGATGCTACACTATTTTGCTTGAGCATGCTTTGTCCAAACACTTATGAATGTAATGCTTGAAACACAAATTAAGACCTGTATATAGTCCTttgtttagaaaatgtttattaatgataaaaaaatgcatttagatCTTTTATGTACCTTGGGACTGTTCTACAGTCTTATATGAAATGTCTCATTTAACTTTACCTTGTATGATTGTATGTGCTCAGTTTATTCAGTTAATGAgtgtattattatttctattatttaaattgaaaataaaaattaaaaattaaaaactttaattaaTTTCTATtgcaaaaacaaaagtaaaactcaatatttcatattttttagacTTTCAAATGTATTATCCACTGGTAATAATTGTATTCACTGTAATTGACTACTATCACTAACatctttttttaacatcttttttatggtgaaatataacatatatacaaaaaagcaacacatttccaagtacattttaacaagtagttatagaacagattttaaaatttggtatgtatTGTAGTTtgacgatttttcatttttcttctaactgccCCAAGAAACTGGggaccaacagaaatattaatataatgattcagcagttatactcatttctTCAAATCtatattctctgttatattcctgcttctctttaaatagcatatatacataaaagcaatacatttcaaagaaaatcacgataattggttgtagaacagatttctgactTTGGTatcggttacaattccataattttaggtttttatttctagcttttctaaagtactggaggctaaaataaatatcaatttaatggttcgaccttcatactcatttgttaatcctcatcatctctgtataactccaccatcacctttgatcttttttccacactttaggtgtatttgggttattccaattctaaatttttcatgatggaaggggatatcaataatatgggatggggaatggaaccaGTTGAAGTTTCGGAGAGGCTGGctgctctgcatttcaggacttggtccagggacctatGCAGAGGTAGAAGGTTTTGGAGAGtgaccctggtgcatggaacctttgtagaatctttaaaaaaatgtcctaggtgttctttaggattggcaggaatggttttaattggggtttggcaaatgatgataggtagcaatgtttaactgaagcatgcataagaattacctctggagaagcctctcgactctatttgaactttctctgcaaCTGATATCTTAcatgttacacttcttttcctccttttggccagatggcactgttgatcccatgatgccatggccaggctcaaccctgggggtcatctctcaTGCTGCAATGGAGACTTTCAACCTTGGTTTTCAAGTCTCACTTAGGGGAGAGGCcaatggtttcacttgtatgGTTGGCCTAGAGaagagaaaggctacatctgagcaacaaaagaagtcctctggaggtgacccttaagcttacctataggtaggataagcttctctgctacatacataagcttcacatgagcaaGCCTGAAGAGCacaggcttggcctattgatttggatgctCCTAAGATTTTGCACAGTACCtgggttttcccagtggtaaaatGTAACAgttccaaaaattttctcccatccctcaaaggaatctgtcaatacttttgattaactgcttaatatactctgggatgtatccaggcattactttaAGCTACACAGggttaaaggctctcattcttattctgggctccttgtgtttggattgttttaaTGATTTAtccagattatgtgctacagaacacctaggttctggacataataaaactttctccctttggtcttgaagagtaggtggagttctaaaataaatccaatgccttccttacccctgtctcctgatttaccttaatcctgacccaatcggcttcattcttaactctaaataccagggtataaatatatataaaacagccccttaaaattcagaaatagcaattaccattccagaataaatgtgactgctttaagaacctacaatctaggccccaattttctaatAAGTATTTTTTAGTTGAGATCATATAATTGTTcctctcttgtttctggcttattatgcctcaccaaatgtcccagagattcatttacatcattgcattCCTCACAGTTTTGCTGCTTTTTGTGGCAGCATCATGTTTGATCATATTTTTAACCCATCATTCAtcattctatttctcagtcagtgtatctttcagccacctctgtcTACTAGGCtgcatgtataatgtccaaagtcaagtctgtcagcactctcaattttaaataatttcattgttcccgagaAAAAGATAGCCAATAATAGAAATGCCCCCACCAAACAAAAACTCCAAACCTCCTcctaacttttgtccctcccccattatttaagcctggtgttgctgtgatactgttgatgttttccctGTAAACATAACCTAGAGCATGCAATATCCTCCTATTCCCCCCAATTATATACACTTTGCACAAGATTCATAACTTTACAGTAGCTCATGCAAATATTTGTACTgataattggtgggacacatgcaTCTATACACCCTCTTTAATCATGTTCACTTCCTATaaagtaatattacttataggcacactagtgaactgcctttacTTTGGTTtgttcccttacaattaagttcaacctcattagtaaactattcacccatctcaagcttccatGTATCACTAGGCCCCCTGTATTCTatactataagcctctgattttacctttactgtggtcataaaagtggaattatacagtgtctgtccttttgtgtctggtttattttatt
It contains:
- the LOC143672708 gene encoding olfactory receptor 7A17-like produces the protein MEPGNQTRILEFLLLGFSQEPELQPFFFGLFLSMYLVTLTGNLLIILATISDAHLHMPMYFFLSNLSFADICISSTAIPKMLRNVQMKRKVISYSGCLTQMSIFFLFAAVEDFLLTVMAYDRYVAICNPLHYMVTMNPRLCVLLVLGSWIISALYALFQNLLVLQLSFCAPFEIPHFFCELNQMVQLACSDTFLIDTVMYFLAGLLGGGPFMGIIFSYSKVVSSIRVISSAQGKYKAFSTCASHLMVVSLFYCTSIGVYISSFSMHNAHASAPASVMYSVLIPMLNPFIYSLRNKDIKRALKKFLSGKP